One part of the Arabidopsis thaliana chromosome 4, partial sequence genome encodes these proteins:
- a CDS encoding Serine/Threonine-kinase, putative (DUF1296) (Kinase-related protein of unknown function (DUF1296); CONTAINS InterPro DOMAIN/s: Protein of unknown function DUF1296 (InterPro:IPR009719); BEST Arabidopsis thaliana protein match is: Kinase-related protein of unknown function (DUF1296) (TAIR:AT1G29350.1); Has 231 Blast hits to 188 proteins in 50 species: Archae - 0; Bacteria - 2; Metazoa - 55; Fungi - 21; Plants - 25; Viruses - 0; Other Eukaryotes - 128 (source: NCBI BLink).): MGGGGGSVSNANGGVPASSRKVIQDLKEIVECSELEIYAMLVECDMNPDEAVNRLLSQDTFHEVKSKREKKKETKDHADSWTRNVPNRGARSGNDSYNTSRGGRNKYKSNETGKIQGVPVNRRENGARNHLAGSSASSGLLGRLPGLLRRQPPSNSDLPSSKVKKAPTTPSDAVTLSSLPFPAYQSAWASANPGQRTMAEIVKMGRPNLQKNVALPRSSEAQESSSKAPLKDECPSIEKQDVSYLSSSVLKPSAESKISSDQFSESQHLDETLLDDIHRETKTYPTGSPPDVDHNPLASVSSRNLVDDESRDSLVCDDENNKAERHSYEENQDEDVSTSVATGFQQLTIYNEEEQEALPKEEKHAVIIPNHLQVHTSECLHLMFGCFSSGIGSGQPSALNDNLEEPLVAEDDSSFRHPDTNFYGEEEAEQPRNAVTNEQVSYQIDSSYRFENNQLFHPPSETNPQRQNLDTYPNIMQQGYTSSLPNTLLPSGIQDGRESNLHYSPFTTLYNTEISMAEALRAASISPQNAIPSAGQQAATLAQHLALNPYSHQPEMPLGHYGNLISYPFMAQCYNPFMLSAFQQVFPTGNHQSLVDMLMQYKTQTTAPPVPPPSAYGFGGGAVSSNNFPLNPTSAANSYEDVLSSQFNESNHLASSLQQQNEKTTAWHQGQQANSRVVPGSGYYSYPGHQNQQPPGFRQAQQLQHQQQSSQQQQQQQHYGGHGYVSPYHSQAVMSLEHLHHQYQQQQNARDASKQSQQ, from the exons ATGGGTGGTGGTGGCGGCAGCGTTAGTAACGCGAATGGAGGTGTTCCGGCGTCTTCGAGGAAGGTTATTCAGGATTTGAAGGAGATTGTGGAGTGTTCTGAGTTAGAGATTTATGCGATGCTTGTTGAGTGCGATATGAATCCTGATGAAGCTGTTAATCGTCTTCTCTCTCAAG ATACTTTTCATGAGGTGAAGAGTAAacgagagaaaaagaaagag ACTAAAGACCATGCAGACTCCTGGACGCGTAATGTCCCGAATCGTGGAGCTAGAAGCGGTAATGACAGTTACAATACCTCTCGAGGTGGCAGAAACAAGTATAAATCTAATG AGACAGGAAAAATTCAAGGTGTACCTGTGAATAGAAGAGAAAACGGAGCACGTAATCATTTGGCTGGATCTTCTGCATCATCTGGTTTGCTTGGACGCCTACCTGGTTTGCTTAGACGCCAACCACCATCAAACAG TGATCTTCCAAGCTCTAAAGTCAAGAAAGCACCAACGACCCCCAGTGATGCAGTTACTTTGTCTTCGTTGCCTTTTCCTGCGTATCAATCAGCTTGGGCTAGCGCTAACCCTGGGCAAAGAACTATGGCTGAAATTGTGAAAATGGGTAGACCTAACCTGCAGAAGAATGTCGCTTTGCCTCGTTCATCAGAGGCTCAAGAGAGCAGCAGTAAAGCCCCTTTGAAGGATGAATGCCCTTCAATTGAGAAGCAAGACGTTTCTTATCTATCATCCTCTGTCTTGAAACCATCTGCTGAATCTAAGATTTCTTCCGACCAATTTAGTGAGTCTCAACATTTGGATGAGACTCTTTTGGATGACATCCACCGCGAAACAAAAACTTATCCAACTGGGTCTCCTCCTGATGTGGATCACAATCCGCTAGCTTCAGTATCAAGCAGAAATTTGGTTGACGATGAATCTAGAGATTCCTTAGTATGTGACgatgaaaataacaaagctGAAAGACATTCTTATGAGGAAAATCAAG ATGAAGATGTTTCTACTTCTGTTGCTACTGGTTTTCAGCAACTAACTATTTACAATGAAGAAGAGCAGGAAGCATTaccaaaggaagaaaaacatgCGGTGATAATCCCCAATCACCTGCAAGTCCATACCTCGGAATGCTTGCACTTAATGTTCGGTTGTTTTTCTTCTGGGATAGGATCTGGTCAACCTAGTGCCTTGAATGATAACTTGGAAGAACCACTAGTAGCAGAGGATGATTCATCATTCAGACATCCCGACACTAACTtctatggagaagaagaagcagaacagCCGAGAAATGCTGTTACAAATGAACAAGTGTCTTATCAAATCGATTCAA GTTACAGATTTGAAAACAACCAACTGTTCCATCCTCCATCAGAAACAAATCCTCAGAGGCAGAATCTCGATACCTACCCCAACATAATG CAGCAAGGATATACAAGTTCGTTACCCAACACTCTACTCCCATCAGGCATTCAAGATGGAAGAGAATCTAATCTTCACTACTCGCCTTTCACAACACTATACAACACTGAAATTTCCATGGCCGAG GCACTAAGAGCTGCGAGTATTTCACCTCAAAACGCAATACCCAGTGCAGGACAGCAAGCAGCAACTCTTGCACAACATCTTGCCTTAAATCCCTACTCTCATCAGCCTGAGATGCCTTTAGGACATTATGGCAATTTGATAAGCTACCCATTCATGGCACAGTGTTACAACCCTTTCATGCTTTCAGCTTTTCAACAAGTGTTTCCTACTGGTAATCATCAGTCTTTAGTTGATATGCTTATGCAATACAAGACTCAAACAACCGCTCCTCCTGTTCCTCCTCCCTCTGCCTATGGGTTCGGTGGAGGCGCTGTCTCAAGTAATAACTTCCCTTTGAATCCCACAAGTGCTGCAAACTCCTACGAAGATGTCTTGAGCTCACAGTTTAATGAGAGCAACCACTTGGCATCATCTCTTCAGCAGCAG AACGAAAAAACAACAGCATGGCATCAAGGACAACAAGCCAACTCGCGAGTGGTTCCAGGAAGCGGATATTACAGCTACCCTGGTCATCAGAATCAGCAGCCTCCCGGTTTCCGTCAAGCCCAACAACTGCAACATCAGCAGCAGTCgtctcaacaacaacaacaacaacaacattatgGAGGACATGGGTATGTGAGTCCTTACCATTCACAAGCTGTAATGTCACTAGAACATCTTCATCACCAATACCAACAACAGCAAAACGCTAGAGACGCGTCGAAACAGTCCCAACAATAG